From a single Nicotiana tomentosiformis chromosome 2, ASM39032v3, whole genome shotgun sequence genomic region:
- the LOC138904236 gene encoding uncharacterized protein has product MVRTRTTGQDGQPPVPKVRTARGRCRGRGRCRGRGAAHTAARATPADLSVFPVQEHAPVVDEPMGPAQAPPVLIAILGLQESLAQILTACTSLAQAVSASVATTTSQAGEGAQTPAARTLEQCRLLQPSSFSGVEREDAHGFLDRCQRILCTASILEASVVSFTTFQFSRDTFSWWEAYERRRPVGTMLLTWQQFSGLFLEKFMPQSRREELHKQFKQLRQGDMSMMQYEMRFSELARHAI; this is encoded by the exons atggtgaggacgcgtactacggggcaggatggacaaccaccagtaccaaaAGTCAGGACTGCGAGAGGCCGATGTCGCGGTAGAGGCCGctgtaggggcagaggtgcagctcacaCCGCAGCTAGGGCAACACCTGCAGATTTATCAGTTTTCCCAGTTCAGGAGCATGCTCCAGTTGTGGACGAGCctatgggaccagctcaggcaccacctgtgcttattgcgattctaggccttcaggagtcCTTAGCTCAGATCCTGACCGCGTGtactagtcttgctcaggcggtctctgctTCGGTCgcaacaaccacttctcaggccggggaaggtgctcagactcctgccgcccgcacactagagcag TGTCGATTGCTACAGCCTTCATCTTTCAGTGGTGTCGAGAGAGAGGATGCACAtggcttcttggataggtgccagagGATACTCTGTACCGCAAGTATTCTAGAGGCCAGTGTGGTCTCGTTTACTACTTTTCAATTCTCTAGGGATACCtttagttggtgggaggcttacgagaggcgtaggccagtCGGCACAATGctccttacctggcagcagttctccggtctattcctggagaagttcatgcctcagtcccgcagagaggagctgcacaagCAGTTCAaacagcttcgtcagggtgatatgtccatgatgcagtatgagatgagattttcagagttggcccgtcatgctatctag
- the LOC138904237 gene encoding uncharacterized protein, which translates to MSENLETQTVPSIVPTVSSPIEFLVLEPTIPTPSSPNPKLESQPSTGSSPTQSSTGSHRSRKTATPKKFVAATSLSVSSKKMVEAYTVAEKDNQEIFSRPVKECSEMQRVGCNSDESAKTTPGLNLNVAESTGNALLMSSEFTLGLQEQEAIENMLSIAAEVCVVDEYESVSETNGSKGKGSDPFTQEEHYAPTWDETPCSSKEPQVSTDPALSPHFYAELLAIVPPEMRSLSEEENEGSEDAYDNVALASFIKPRISQKKEEFESVLRKSKKEKKKRRLVKYGKVVNEKVVPPALVVVVDDKVEEEPGSLVRKSSKKLVVPKSNRESSMSEMDLSKVEGENSCEKVAEKSGEELVEQASEKKMSEKSGEKRKDARQSVKRKASASEEPGSSKRAKVDATQDAGREKKLRNQKVLWGHTFAPDILDMSGMLQLVEICEFQQWTHLFTTDNPKVYKAEVVAFMLTSSQLRMITFV; encoded by the exons ATGTCTGAAAATTTGGAGACTCAGACTGTTCCAAGCATCGTCCCCACTGTGTCATCACCCATTGAATTCCTAGTGCTAGAACCTACAATCCCTACACCATCTAGTCCAAACCCTAAGCTAGAGTCACAACCATCTACTGGTTCTTCTCCAACTCAGTCGAGCACTGGCTCTCATAGGAGTCGCAAAACCGCGACTCCCAAGAAATTTGTGGCAGCAACTTCTCTTTCTGTCTCATCGAAAAAAATGGTAGAAGCATATACAGTGGCAGAAAAAGACAATCAGGAAATATTTAGTCGACCAGTGAAAGAATGTTCTGAGATGCAAAGAGTGGGTTGTAACAGTGATGAATCGGCAAAGACTACCCCAGGTCTTAATTTGAATGTCGCCGAGTCTACAGGTAATGCTCTTCTTATGTCTTCTGAGTTTACTTTGGGTTTGCAAGAACAAGAGGCCATAGAGAATATGTTGTCAATTGCTGCTGAGGTTTGTGTAGTTGATGAGTATGAAAGCGTGTCTGAAACAAATGGGTCTAAGGGGAAG GGATCTGATCCCTTCACACAAGAGGAGCACTatgctcctacttgggatgaaactccTTGTTCTTCTAAAGAACCCCAGGTCAGTACTGATCCCGCTCTCTCTCCTCATTTCTATGCTGAGCTGTTGGCCATTGTTCCTCCCGAGATGCGATCTCTGTCTGAGGAGGAAAATGAAGGGAGTGAAGATGCCTATGATAATGTGGCTCTTGCGAGCTTCATCAAGCCTAGGATTAGTCAG AAGAAGGAAGAATTTGAGTCAGTtttaaggaaaagcaaaaaggaaaagaagaagaggagattggtgaaatatggaaaggttgtaaaTGAGAAGGTAGTGCCTCCTGCACTAGTCGTTGTTGTTGATGATAAGGTagaagaggaacctggttccttggtTCGTAAGTCCTCAAAGAAACTTGTTGTTCCAAAGTCCAACAGGGAGTCATCTATGAGTGAAATGGACTTGAGCAAGGTTGAGGGTGAAAACTCTTGTGAGAAAGTAGCTGAGAAATCTGGTGAAGAGTTGGTTGAACAAGCGTCTGAGAAAAAGATGTCTGAGAAATCTGGTGAGAAAAGAAAAGATGCAAGACAATCAGTTAAAAGGAAGGCTAGTGctagtgaagaacctggttcctcTAAAAGGGCCAAGGTTGATGCAACCCAGGATGCTGGAAGGGAAAAAAAACTGAGAAACCAAAAGGTACTGTGGGGCCATACATTTGCCCCTGATATTCTGGATATGTCAGGAATGCTCCAATTGGTGGAGATCTGCGAATTCCAACAGTGGACACATCTGTTCACAACTGACAATCCTAAGGTATATAAGGCAGAAGTCGTAGCTTTTATGCTGACTTCTTCACAGTTGAGGATGATAACATTTGTCTGA